The following coding sequences are from one Ornithorhynchus anatinus isolate Pmale09 chromosome 11, mOrnAna1.pri.v4, whole genome shotgun sequence window:
- the LOC114815128 gene encoding LOW QUALITY PROTEIN: hexokinase-4-like (The sequence of the model RefSeq protein was modified relative to this genomic sequence to represent the inferred CDS: inserted 3 bases in 3 codons) encodes MLDHRTRMDSSKKEKVEQILSEFRLQEEDLKKVMRRMQKEMDRGLRLETHEEASVKMLPTYVRSTPEGSEVGDFLSLDLGGTNLRVMLVKXGEGEEGQWSVKTKHQLYSIPTDAMTGTAEMLFDYISECISDFLDKHHMKHKKLPLGFTFSFPVRHEDIDKGILLNWTKGFKASGAEGNNIVGLLRDAIKRRGDFEMDVVAMINDTVATMISCYYEDRQCEVGMIVGTGCNACYMEEMHNVELVEGDEGRMCVNTEWGAFGAAGELDDFLLEYDRVVDETSLNPGQQLYEKIIGGKYMGEIVRLVLLKLVDENXLFGGEASEKLRTRGAFETRFVSQVESDCGDRKQIYNXLSTLGLRPSPADCDIVRLACESVSTRAAQMCSAGLGVINRMRESRLGELTRITVGVDGSVYKLHPSFKERFHASVRQLAPCCEITFIQSEEGSGRGAALVSAVACKKACMLAQ; translated from the exons ATGCTGGACCACAGAACCAGGATGGACAGCTCCAAGAAGGAGAAG GTGGAGCAAATCCTATCAGAGTTCCGGCTGCAGGAGGAGGACCTGAAGAAGGTGATGCggaggatgcagaaggagatGGACCGGGGATTGAGGTTGGAGACCCACGAGGAAGCCAGCGTGAAGATGCTGCCCACCTACGTGCGATCCACCCCGGAGGGCTCAG AGGTTGGGGATTTCCTCTCTCTGGATCTGGGAGGCACGAATTTGCGCGTGATGCTGGTGA GTGGGGAAGGCGAGGAGGGGCAGTGGAGTGTGAAGACAAAGCACCAGCTGTATTCCATCCCCACAGATGCCATGACAGGCACGGCAGAAATG CTCTTCGATTACATCTCCGAGTGCATCTCGGATTTCCTGGACAAACACCACATGAAACACAAAAAGCTGCCGCTGGGCTTCACGTTCTCCTTCCCCGTGCGGCACGAGGACATTGACAAG GGAATCCTTCTCAACTGGACGAAGGGCTTCAAGGCATCAGGTGCCGAAGGGAACAACATCGTTGGACTTTTGCGAGACGCCATCAAAAGGCGAGGG GACTTTGAGATGGATGTGGTAGCTATGATCAATGACACCGTGGCAACCATGATTTCCTGTTACTACGAGGATCGCCAGTGTGAGGTTGGCATGATCGTAG GCACGGGGTGCAACGCCTGCTACATGGAGGAGATGCACAACGTAGAGCTGGTGGAGGGGGACGAGGGCCGGATGTGTGTCAACACGGAATGGGGGGCCTTCGGGGCTGCGGGCGAGCTGGACGACTTCCTGCTGGAGTACGACCGGGTAGTGGACGAGACCTCCCTGAACCCTGGTCAGCAGCT ctatgAGAAGATTATCGGCGGGAAGTACATGGGCGAGATCGTGCGGCTGGTGCTGCTGAAGCTGGTGGACGAGA TGCTGTTCGGCGGGGAGGCGTCCGAGAAGCTGCGGACCCGAGGGGCCTTCGAGACTCGCTTCGTCTCCCAGGTTGAGAG cgactGTGGAGATCGTAAGCAGATCTACA CTCTGAGCACCCTGGGGCTGCGGCCCTCGCCCGCGGACTGCGACATCGTGCGTCTGGCCTGCGAGAGCGTCTCCACACGGGCCGCCCAGATGTGCTCGGCCGGGCTGGGGGTCATCAACCGCATGAGGGAGAGCCGCCTGGGGGAACTCACACGCATCACCGTGGGCGTCGACGGCTCCGTCTACAAGCTGCACCCCAG TTTCAAAGAGCGGTTCCATGCCAGCGTGCGGCAGCTGGCGCCCTGCTGCGAAATCACCTTCATCCAGTCCGAGGAGGGCAGCGGCCGGGGCGCGGCCCTCGTGTCCGCCGTGGCCTGCAAGAAGGCCTGCATGCTCGCCCAGTGA